Proteins encoded by one window of Archaeoglobus veneficus SNP6:
- a CDS encoding TIGR00725 family protein gives MVQVGVIGSGNCDGELFSIAERVGEILAERGCIVINGGLGGVMEASAKGARRKGGTVIGILPTADKKYANPYVSVTIATNMGHARNMIIVHSSDALIAIGGEYGTISEMAIALKEGKRVVAIQPPVVLPGLIVAETPEEAVEKALEGFE, from the coding sequence ATGGTTCAGGTAGGGGTTATTGGTTCGGGAAATTGTGATGGCGAGTTATTCAGCATTGCGGAGAGAGTTGGCGAGATTTTAGCTGAAAGAGGCTGCATTGTCATTAACGGCGGACTTGGGGGAGTTATGGAGGCGAGCGCCAAGGGAGCAAGAAGAAAAGGCGGAACAGTCATCGGTATACTCCCCACTGCCGATAAAAAGTACGCGAATCCCTACGTAAGTGTCACCATCGCGACGAATATGGGGCATGCGAGGAACATGATAATCGTTCATTCCAGCGATGCTCTCATTGCTATAGGTGGCGAGTACGGAACAATTTCTGAGATGGCAATAGCTCTGAAGGAAGGAAAGCGCGTGGTGGCTATACAACCCCCTGTCGTGCTTCCCGGGCTGATAGTTGCCGAAACGCCCGAGGAGGCGGTTGAAAAAGCTCTGGAGGGGTTCGAATGA
- a CDS encoding helix-turn-helix transcriptional regulator produces the protein MDTREEILQILEEKGAILQKDLWKELKIDSSKCSRILRKLEKEGLIRRVEVVVDGVKTFKIVPAGAEEEEEEEEELSLQAIMERMEDLTGLPPCFGCLEKDCEARNCLKLEVWFLKKAKF, from the coding sequence ATGGATACAAGAGAAGAGATTCTACAGATTCTCGAGGAGAAAGGGGCTATTCTCCAGAAAGACCTGTGGAAAGAACTCAAAATAGATAGCAGCAAGTGCTCGAGAATACTGAGAAAGCTCGAAAAAGAAGGACTGATAAGAAGAGTAGAGGTTGTAGTTGACGGAGTTAAAACCTTCAAAATAGTCCCGGCCGGAGCAGAGGAGGAAGAGGAAGAGGAGGAAGAGCTAAGCCTCCAGGCAATAATGGAGAGAATGGAAGATCTGACGGGTCTTCCTCCCTGCTTCGGCTGCCTCGAAAAAGATTGTGAGGCAAGAAACTGTCTCAAGCTCGAAGTGTGGTTTTTGAAGAAGGCCAAATTTTAG
- a CDS encoding secondary thiamine-phosphate synthase enzyme YjbQ produces the protein MIREISVELGMNEMADITDEVRKFVKESGKNEGAVLIFNVGSTGAITTIEYEPGLKKDFPRIMDRIAPYGEDYEHHKTWHDDNGSSHIKASIVGPSLVVPFSNGELLLGTWQQIVVVNFDTGRRRRRVILQIL, from the coding sequence ATGATTAGGGAGATTTCTGTGGAGCTGGGCATGAACGAGATGGCTGACATAACGGATGAGGTAAGGAAATTCGTAAAGGAGAGTGGCAAAAACGAAGGAGCAGTTCTCATCTTCAACGTTGGCTCAACTGGAGCGATAACGACTATAGAGTATGAACCAGGCTTGAAGAAAGATTTTCCGCGCATAATGGACAGAATAGCGCCGTATGGCGAGGATTACGAGCACCACAAGACCTGGCACGACGACAACGGTTCGAGTCACATCAAGGCGAGCATCGTCGGTCCAAGCTTGGTTGTGCCCTTCAGCAATGGCGAACTTTTGCTGGGCACATGGCAGCAGATAGTTGTTGTGAACTTTGACACGGGAAGGAGACGAAGGCGAGTAATTCTACAGATCCTCTAA
- a CDS encoding bifunctional hexulose-6-phosphate synthase/ribonuclease regulator — MDKPVLQVALDLLELKRAVEIAGEALEGGADWIEVGTPLIKSEGMNAIREIKRSYGCTVVADMKTVDVGSVEVEMAAKSGADIVVVLALSSDSTIGEALRAARKYGCKLMVDLINHPNPLERAKEVEEFADYINVHVGIDQQMLGFDPVEIMEKIVREVNVPVAVAGGLDAEKAAFCVSKGASIVIVGSNVIKSRDVRSAARKVREAIDAAFRGGKFEIERRTLEEETRKILLEVSTPNISDAMHRSPAMRDIYPIVRGKKIVGKAVTVLTMDGDWAKPVEAIDAAGKGDVIVIKCSGDTTAVWGELATRSCLNKGIEGVVIDGAVRDVDDIRALGYPVFAKREVPNAGEPKGFGEINVRIVCGGIEVNPGDWIVADDNGVMVIPEQRAYEIARRALEVKKHEERVRAEIEEKGRTLAEVVELYKWEKVR; from the coding sequence ATGGATAAGCCTGTACTCCAGGTTGCCCTCGACCTCCTCGAGTTGAAAAGGGCAGTTGAAATTGCTGGGGAAGCCCTTGAGGGGGGAGCTGACTGGATTGAAGTCGGTACGCCCCTCATCAAGAGTGAGGGAATGAATGCTATTCGGGAGATTAAGAGGAGTTATGGCTGCACAGTTGTTGCAGACATGAAGACCGTGGATGTGGGGAGCGTAGAGGTTGAGATGGCTGCAAAAAGCGGGGCTGATATTGTCGTCGTACTTGCCCTTAGCTCTGACTCAACGATAGGCGAGGCTCTCAGAGCAGCAAGAAAGTACGGCTGCAAGCTGATGGTTGATCTGATTAACCATCCTAATCCTCTTGAAAGGGCAAAGGAGGTTGAAGAGTTTGCCGACTATATAAATGTTCACGTGGGCATAGACCAGCAGATGCTCGGATTCGATCCCGTTGAAATAATGGAGAAGATTGTTAGGGAGGTTAACGTTCCCGTTGCCGTTGCTGGAGGGCTTGATGCGGAAAAAGCAGCCTTTTGCGTTTCGAAGGGGGCAAGTATCGTCATTGTTGGCAGCAACGTGATAAAGTCGAGAGACGTGAGAAGTGCCGCAAGGAAGGTTAGAGAAGCGATAGATGCAGCTTTTCGAGGTGGAAAGTTTGAGATTGAAAGAAGGACTCTGGAAGAAGAAACGAGGAAAATTCTGCTTGAGGTTTCCACACCTAACATCAGCGATGCCATGCACAGGAGCCCGGCTATGAGAGACATTTATCCGATTGTCAGGGGGAAGAAAATAGTTGGGAAGGCTGTTACGGTTCTGACAATGGATGGGGACTGGGCGAAGCCTGTAGAAGCCATAGATGCTGCCGGGAAGGGTGATGTTATAGTGATAAAGTGCTCCGGAGACACCACAGCGGTCTGGGGAGAGCTGGCAACGAGGAGCTGTCTGAACAAGGGAATTGAGGGTGTTGTGATTGACGGGGCTGTGAGAGATGTTGACGACATCAGAGCTCTTGGTTATCCTGTTTTTGCAAAGCGCGAAGTGCCAAATGCTGGCGAGCCCAAGGGCTTTGGGGAGATAAACGTCAGGATTGTGTGTGGGGGCATTGAGGTAAACCCCGGGGACTGGATAGTTGCCGATGATAACGGGGTAATGGTAATTCCAGAGCAGAGGGCGTATGAGATTGCGAGGAGGGCGCTGGAGGTTAAAAAGCACGAGGAACGAGTCAGGGCGGAGATAGAAGAAAAAGGCAGGACGCTTGCAGAAGTCGTGGAACTCTACAAGTGGGAAAAGGTCAGATGA